One region of Strigops habroptila isolate Jane chromosome 11, bStrHab1.2.pri, whole genome shotgun sequence genomic DNA includes:
- the CABP1 gene encoding calcium-binding protein 1 isoform X4 — protein sequence MGNCVKSPLRNLSKKDRELRPEEIEELREAFKEFDKDKDGFINCRDLGNCMRTMGYMPTEMELIELSQQINMNLGGHVDFEDFVELMGPKLLAETADMIGVKELRDAFREFDTNGDGEISTSELREAMKKLLGQQVGHRDIEEIIRDVDLNGDGRVDFEEFVRMMSR from the exons ATGGGCAACTGTGTGAAGTCTCCACTGAGAAACCTCTCTAAAAAG GATAGAGAACTGCGTCCGGAAGAAATCGAAG AATTAAGAGAAGCCTTTAAGGAGTTTGATAAAGACAAGGATGGGTTTATTAACTGCAGAGACCTGGGGAACTGCATGCGAACCATGGGCTACATGCCTACTGAAATGGAGCTAATAGAGCTCTCCCAGCAGATCAACATGAACT TGGGTGGCCATGTGGATTTTGAAGATTTTGTTGAGCTGATGGGACCAAAGCTGCTAGCAGAAACTGCAGACATGATTGGCGTAAAAGAGCTCCGTGATGCCTTCAGAGAG TTTGACACCAATGGTGATGGGGAGATCAGCACCAGTGAGCTGCGAGAAGCCATGAAGAAGCTTCTAGGGCAGCAGGTGGGCCATCGGGATATTGAAGAGATCATCCGGGATGTGGATCTGAATGGAGATGGACGTGTTGATTTTGAAG AGTTTGTTCGCATGATGTCCCGTTGA
- the CABP1 gene encoding calcium-binding protein 1 isoform X3 — MGNCVKSPLRNLSKKIRHEEKTCYKAVQTSEEGPSACEYQGPLMVLAQNCAVMHNLLGPACIFLRKGFAENRQPDRELRPEEIEELREAFKEFDKDKDGFINCRDLGNCMRTMGYMPTEMELIELSQQINMNLGGHVDFEDFVELMGPKLLAETADMIGVKELRDAFREFDTNGDGEISTSELREAMKKLLGQQVGHRDIEEIIRDVDLNGDGRVDFEEFVRMMSR; from the exons ATGGGCAACTGTGTGAAGTCTCCACTGAGAAACCTCTCTAAAAAG ATCCGCCATGAGGAGAAGACGTGCTATAAAGCTGTCCAGACGAGTGAAGAGGGGCCGTCGGCTTGCGAGTACCAGGGTCCGCTCATGGTGCTGGCCCAGAACTGCGCCGTCATGCACAACCTGCTGGGGCCGGCATGCATCTTCCTGAGGAAGGGCTTCGCAGAAAACAGGCAGCCT GATAGAGAACTGCGTCCGGAAGAAATCGAAG AATTAAGAGAAGCCTTTAAGGAGTTTGATAAAGACAAGGATGGGTTTATTAACTGCAGAGACCTGGGGAACTGCATGCGAACCATGGGCTACATGCCTACTGAAATGGAGCTAATAGAGCTCTCCCAGCAGATCAACATGAACT TGGGTGGCCATGTGGATTTTGAAGATTTTGTTGAGCTGATGGGACCAAAGCTGCTAGCAGAAACTGCAGACATGATTGGCGTAAAAGAGCTCCGTGATGCCTTCAGAGAG TTTGACACCAATGGTGATGGGGAGATCAGCACCAGTGAGCTGCGAGAAGCCATGAAGAAGCTTCTAGGGCAGCAGGTGGGCCATCGGGATATTGAAGAGATCATCCGGGATGTGGATCTGAATGGAGATGGACGTGTTGATTTTGAAG AGTTTGTTCGCATGATGTCCCGTTGA
- the CABP1 gene encoding calcium-binding protein 1 isoform X2, with product MSGSSMAKSESRTSLLKAAGSRRAAGAQPQPRGSRAWDGRGQGGQAGRELSQEPLPGEPSARRPLCHPGAREDGARGAGKLSHGRGESQPETAEGGPRRGSGKEPVRTSRHHHHLPPHASHGHPQDQHQLSDRDGEEAEEDFFFSHRQRSSRESLKLSEGASPLSKSSSKYSTKSSGSDRSVEADPLFQQLHPMLSSVFGQDRELRPEEIEELREAFKEFDKDKDGFINCRDLGNCMRTMGYMPTEMELIELSQQINMNLGGHVDFEDFVELMGPKLLAETADMIGVKELRDAFREFDTNGDGEISTSELREAMKKLLGQQVGHRDIEEIIRDVDLNGDGRVDFEEFVRMMSR from the exons ATGAGCGGCTCCTCCATGGCGAAGAGCGAGTCCCGCACTTCGCTGCTGAAGGCGGCGGGGAGCCGGAGGGCGGCGGGcgcccagccccagccccgcggcAGCCGCGCCTGGGACGGCAGAGGACAAGGCGGGCAGGCGGGGAGAGAGCTGAGCCAGGAGCCGCTCCCCGGGGAGCCCAGTGCCCGCAGGCCGCTCTGCCACCCGGGCGCCCGGGAGGATGGAGCGAGGGGCGCGGGGAAGCTGTCACATGGACGGGGGGAGAGCCAGCCGGAGACGGCGGAAGGAGGTCCAAGGAGAGGCAGTGGCAAGGAACCGGTGCGGACATCCaggcaccaccaccacctcccgCCGCACGCCAGCCACGGGCACCCCCAGGACCAGCATCAGCTCTcagacagggatggggaggaggcagaggaggactTTTTCTTCAGTCACAGGCAGCGGTCCAGCAGAGAGTCCCTAAAGCTCTCGGAAGGCGCTTCACCTCTGTCCAAATCCAGCAGCAAGTACTCCACCAAGTCCAGCGGCAGCGACCGGTCGGTGGAAGCGGACCccctcttccagcagctgcacCCCATGCTCAGCTCGGTCTTTGGCCAG GATAGAGAACTGCGTCCGGAAGAAATCGAAG AATTAAGAGAAGCCTTTAAGGAGTTTGATAAAGACAAGGATGGGTTTATTAACTGCAGAGACCTGGGGAACTGCATGCGAACCATGGGCTACATGCCTACTGAAATGGAGCTAATAGAGCTCTCCCAGCAGATCAACATGAACT TGGGTGGCCATGTGGATTTTGAAGATTTTGTTGAGCTGATGGGACCAAAGCTGCTAGCAGAAACTGCAGACATGATTGGCGTAAAAGAGCTCCGTGATGCCTTCAGAGAG TTTGACACCAATGGTGATGGGGAGATCAGCACCAGTGAGCTGCGAGAAGCCATGAAGAAGCTTCTAGGGCAGCAGGTGGGCCATCGGGATATTGAAGAGATCATCCGGGATGTGGATCTGAATGGAGATGGACGTGTTGATTTTGAAG AGTTTGTTCGCATGATGTCCCGTTGA
- the CABP1 gene encoding calcium-binding protein 1 isoform X1, translating into MSGSSMAKSESRTSLLKAAGSRRAAGAQPQPRGSRAWDGRGQGGQAGRELSQEPLPGEPSARRPLCHPGAREDGARGAGKLSHGRGESQPETAEGGPRRGSGKEPVRTSRHHHHLPPHASHGHPQDQHQLSDRDGEEAEEDFFFSHRQRSSRESLKLSEGASPLSKSSSKYSTKSSGSDRSVEADPLFQQLHPMLSSVFGQIRHEEKTCYKAVQTSEEGPSACEYQGPLMVLAQNCAVMHNLLGPACIFLRKGFAENRQPDRELRPEEIEELREAFKEFDKDKDGFINCRDLGNCMRTMGYMPTEMELIELSQQINMNLGGHVDFEDFVELMGPKLLAETADMIGVKELRDAFREFDTNGDGEISTSELREAMKKLLGQQVGHRDIEEIIRDVDLNGDGRVDFEEFVRMMSR; encoded by the exons ATGAGCGGCTCCTCCATGGCGAAGAGCGAGTCCCGCACTTCGCTGCTGAAGGCGGCGGGGAGCCGGAGGGCGGCGGGcgcccagccccagccccgcggcAGCCGCGCCTGGGACGGCAGAGGACAAGGCGGGCAGGCGGGGAGAGAGCTGAGCCAGGAGCCGCTCCCCGGGGAGCCCAGTGCCCGCAGGCCGCTCTGCCACCCGGGCGCCCGGGAGGATGGAGCGAGGGGCGCGGGGAAGCTGTCACATGGACGGGGGGAGAGCCAGCCGGAGACGGCGGAAGGAGGTCCAAGGAGAGGCAGTGGCAAGGAACCGGTGCGGACATCCaggcaccaccaccacctcccgCCGCACGCCAGCCACGGGCACCCCCAGGACCAGCATCAGCTCTcagacagggatggggaggaggcagaggaggactTTTTCTTCAGTCACAGGCAGCGGTCCAGCAGAGAGTCCCTAAAGCTCTCGGAAGGCGCTTCACCTCTGTCCAAATCCAGCAGCAAGTACTCCACCAAGTCCAGCGGCAGCGACCGGTCGGTGGAAGCGGACCccctcttccagcagctgcacCCCATGCTCAGCTCGGTCTTTGGCCAG ATCCGCCATGAGGAGAAGACGTGCTATAAAGCTGTCCAGACGAGTGAAGAGGGGCCGTCGGCTTGCGAGTACCAGGGTCCGCTCATGGTGCTGGCCCAGAACTGCGCCGTCATGCACAACCTGCTGGGGCCGGCATGCATCTTCCTGAGGAAGGGCTTCGCAGAAAACAGGCAGCCT GATAGAGAACTGCGTCCGGAAGAAATCGAAG AATTAAGAGAAGCCTTTAAGGAGTTTGATAAAGACAAGGATGGGTTTATTAACTGCAGAGACCTGGGGAACTGCATGCGAACCATGGGCTACATGCCTACTGAAATGGAGCTAATAGAGCTCTCCCAGCAGATCAACATGAACT TGGGTGGCCATGTGGATTTTGAAGATTTTGTTGAGCTGATGGGACCAAAGCTGCTAGCAGAAACTGCAGACATGATTGGCGTAAAAGAGCTCCGTGATGCCTTCAGAGAG TTTGACACCAATGGTGATGGGGAGATCAGCACCAGTGAGCTGCGAGAAGCCATGAAGAAGCTTCTAGGGCAGCAGGTGGGCCATCGGGATATTGAAGAGATCATCCGGGATGTGGATCTGAATGGAGATGGACGTGTTGATTTTGAAG AGTTTGTTCGCATGATGTCCCGTTGA